Below is a genomic region from Silurus meridionalis isolate SWU-2019-XX chromosome 1, ASM1480568v1, whole genome shotgun sequence.
AAGGAGTGAAAACAGTACTTCTGCTGCAGTATCTTCTACTGTTGTAGCAAATCGACAGCAAGGTTGAATTtttttgtgcattctgagatacATTTTTGCTCACTATTGTAAATAATGCTTAATTGAGTCGCTATATATTTCTTGACAGCTTAATGCAATTGTGATGTTTCCATTCACATAACCATCACTCgattaatttctttgtaaatttttttaatgaccaatGGCCGATAAGACTTTTCCTTTAGACTAAAGAGGAAAATGTGTGTTGCCTTCAATGTCCTTTCTCCACTTTTCAATTCAAGCAATAATTATCAGCTAATGTAATCTGtgagtttatatataatacagatGTTATACAACATATTGTATGCCTAGTAATGCTTTCAAGTGGGCAGATTTGACAAGTTTTAGAATAATTTGATCTGATCCTATTAAGTTCGTAAATCATGTCCAGTTTTCAgcgtttaaaaaaagtaattgcaTTTCTTATATGCAGTGCATGCATGTGGCTGTCCACTATATAATCCCAAATTCTTTCACCTAATCTCTGTAATATATCTTAAAACAGAAGCTGTTCTATAGATCGCAGATACACATCTGtaatattattttctattcatttataaaaattgggccttttactaaaacaagcttaatatataaatgcaacTCTGCTCATAGTGataattcattatagtttttaaCATGACATAAAGATgatgtaaacaaatgttttttcttttcagcggATGGCTCCAGTGGATCTAAACGCTTTCTTGGCAAACTCCATATAAAGTTAaaccatatataaaaaaaaaaaactaaaagaaaaaaaaaaccatttataTATAGAGCCATTGTTCTACATATTCTGTGTACACAGAATATCTCCACTGAGAGctccaaaaaaaattacatttaattttaaaaacattaacttttatatacagttcatgtttttcttgatcACATCTTTATTGATAGAAAATCTTCCTGGAAAATCATATTACCATTAATACCAAAAGCTGCTTAAAGGACTCTATTTAGATTAACAGCACTGCATCCCAGTATTGTTGCAGATTTTTTTCTGATCTTTTTCCAATgtgagaaaccaaaaaaaaacccattttgTTTTGAAACTTAGTTTACTTGCTCACAGTGAAGACCATGCCCACTTTCAGTTTAAATCCAAATACAGATCAGGATACAAACGGTACAGCTACAAAGAGTGGCAGTGCATTACTGTTGTTGATGttgaaaaaacaattattttgagGTTCTTTCGATAACCTATAAATCCACTTATCTAAATTTAAACCTAATCCTAACACCTAATCCTAATGTTCGTTCTATCCATAATCCTGAGATCATTTTAAACACTCTACTCCACTACTGCTTTCACTTCCCCCATTCATAAAACCTGCTGTTGAAGTATCATGTAGTAACACAGTCAGGTCAGAAATTCTGCTAGGATTATTGAAGGATTTTTAAGATAAAATTTTACAATTTGACACAGTTTTATgaccatacattttttttgcaagtcACTTAATTAGTCCATTGCAGAGGTAAGTTAGAAACTAGTTAGAGACAAATCTACTTCTGCTTAAATTCACTATATCACAATTTCAGTGGGTCAAAATTGTATATACAAGTTGATGGTGTCCTTATACAGAATGCAATGTTCCAGAAATTGAGTCTGATTCCttacaaggtttcttcctcatcacCTTTCAGGCAGTCTTTCCCTGGCTTGCTTAAtagggataaataaataaacaaacaaataaataaatacatacttttttttactaaaatgtattataggcatctgtataaaaaaatgacacacaaatataacaatataacaatctACAAAAACACTGCATTGCTCTTGAGGGAGGCACAAATAAACTTTGAGCCTGAAAGGattaacaaaaccaaaaaaacaacacggaCTGTAAGGAAGAAGCCCCTTTTCCGAAACTAGAAGAAGTATGAGGAACACCATCCCAACTGTAAAGCATGTAATTGGTAgaataaactgtaaaaaaaaaaaaaaaaaaagaaaaaacaaacagcctgaattgaaaaaaataaatatcgcAAACATGTAGGACAATAATCCTTAGCATACGTCAAGTGAAACTAAATGGATAAAAGATGCGAATTGAAAGTAGTGCTGTGGCTCTCATAACAGTTACGGCCAATTTCAGCAAAGTATTACATGAAGCTTGTGGGTGTTCAATCAAATATTAATTCCATTACAAATCTGATACAGTTGATtcaatgaaatatttttctttccttaacaCAGGATGTGCATATCAAAATTAAATTTGAGTTTGAATGTCtttttactgagaaaaaaataGTACACACAATTAAATTATACTCACTTTCGAATTTGGTCCTGCTGGGCTGCCGTCTCGGCCATGGTCCAGAAGTTCCTGTTCCAGGTCGTCCTGCTCCTCGGCTGGGTCAAAGTTATACATAGGCATCAGCTGGTGCCTTAGCTTCTCCAGTCTGCACCGAGAAAAATGATGTTTGTCACATTTTGTACACTAATGAAAGAACAAAAGCAGCCCAGTGATGTCATGTTTTcttaccttttctttttccttatgtACAGTATCTGTAAAAAAGAAACGTGTAGAGAATATCTTAAACCCTTGGTAAAGTTTTATTAGTATTCAGAACTAACTCTGACTAGAAACAGTAGGTTATAGATTGTCCCAAATGAATGCTTGaactgtattaataaaaaaatgtaaataaagtactAACAGTTCCAACAGTCGTAATTAAAACAATAAGAAATGTTAATTCTAGCAGTTACAGAATTCAACTCGATTACAAGCATCCAAACATTTAGCAATCTACCGTATTAGccatacaaaaataaagtccTCACCACGACAACAGCCAACCCGACAATGCTGATTATGCCAAAGGGCATAAGGACCATGCTCATACCAGCACCATCCACCGATGACATGGGGAGCTGTGTGGAGTTGAGGCCTGTCTCATTGGCTGGTACAGTGACGGTGGGGAAGCTTGCTATATACGTAGCATTGTTCTGCTCAGTCCTGCTCTCCACTGAACTGATcgccacaaggctggaaagagTAGGAACAAATGTTGGGACAGAGACCGGAGTATACTCTAAGGATTGACTGAAGAAATTAGGTATGACAGTTGTCAGAGACATTGCCCCTGGGATGGAGGGGCTGGTGGTGATAGAGATGGTTGTTTTGGGTCACTGGTCAGCCATTAGTTTCACCATCCTGTAAAACATCATGTTCATTATTTAATGAACCATCTCACTTTCTGGATTCCATTTAATTTCATTACAGCCACCTTAGTATTATGAGAAAATCTCAGGGTTCAAAAAAGAGCAAGAACTATATTGCAGTGCTCACTCATGTTCTGAGATGTTAATTCTGCCACCCAGAAATTCAGTACCTCCAATAAATTATGGAAGCTAGATCATTTAATGTGAAACTCAATTTTAGCACTAAAATGTAGAAATTGATagaagaaacataaaaaagtgttaatgaaaaaaatctcaGTGAACAGACTGTACCCATTCCTTGATATCTAGCACTGACAGTATGTCTTtggtgtttatgtgtgtgtgtgtgtgtgtgtgtgtgtgtgtgtgtgtgtgtgtgtgtgtgtgcgcactctGTGGTCATGGATGCATGAGAATGTGTGATAGCACTGGCAAGAGCAACGCTTCCTTCCACATCACAACCGttaggatgtgtgtgtggacgCGAGGGTTGGATGCTGGGGCATGAATGAGGTTTGAGGCTTAAAATAGAGAAGTGGAGATGCTGTAGACATGATTTGATGTGAATGAAGGTTAGAATCTCTCTAACCGCATGCTGCTTTTCCTGCTTTTCATTCACATCTTCTGCCCCCCCGACACATACACTCCTTAATATATTAAGCATCGAGTTTGATTTTCCGCAAGACTTTTTAGCAAAAAATGCTTGAATTACACCTGCACAACATACGCAAATAAATAGAGTGCAAGGTTAAAAACTGTAACACTCCATTTATTCTTATAACTTGGAATGATAaagttacaatatattttatatataattgggcttaaaaacacagaaaaaaatacacgcGCCAACATCCTGGCAGCATCCCAATCTATcttgttaaaatgtaaatgccGCATGAacgtttaaatatttgtaaaatttttccTTATCACTATCGTCATGGTAAGAATCGTACGTCAAATCACTGTAACTCTATATAAAATAGCTCTGATTATACCACCACAAGTAAAACCTGAATATTATAAAATCACAGAATTCACGGGCAGTTTCACAAGTATAGCAATACAAACACGTAGGTGTATGTATGCAGGGACATAAAGACGGACTGGCTGATCAGTAACACTGTGTTACAATAGGTGTGTTTTCACCTCTCTGCATCGTTAACTTGCAGTTGTCACCCTCCCTATGGCAGCTGGGCAGCAGTGGGCGTTGTAACAGGATGTGGGTATGAAGTGGGGGTGAGAATGTAAGAGTGCCAGCCCAAGCGAGATGCTGTACCCAGGAAAAACAGTACACAGAAACAAGGCCCACGAAAGGAACGAGTGTTTCGTAAGACAGCACAGATCTGCCTGCACCTACcctttgtgtctgtttttttctctctcactctggtTTTCTCACATGAAACTgaattctctttctcttatctTTCTCTAGTTTTAACAGTGTTGTTAGTGTGTGACTTGTAACTGCCAGTATGTTACATGGCACACACTAAAATCAAACAAACTCCCACATATAAACATCATCATGAGTAAGATTAAAACTAATAGCTTTTgatgtgaaaaagaaacaaatgctttttagaaaaataatacaatatactatactatactatactatactatactatactatactatactataaataAGTACTACTGGGCAACAGGTTGATGCAGTAAGTTGTTTTGCCACCTCGTGGCTCCAGGTTCCGTGAGTCAATCCTAAACTTGAGTTACTGTCTTGTGCATGTTCTCCATTTCCTCCGGATTCTATAGTTGTCTCTCCATTCAGGAGAACATGTTGATAGGTGGACTTTCTAATTCATTCCaataatgtaattaatgcaTATACATAGCTATGGACCaggtaacaaaatgtttaacCGCAACTGGTTTGCAATTAATGCAACATTTCTGAAGCCCGGGCAAAAGTGGGAAATCGAAACTCTGAATGATATTTTCAATCTCTGTGCAAGTGCAGAAAAAACAGGGATGATACTATAATTTAAGCCTTGCTCTGGGAGTCAATGTATTTTCAACCAGTATGACTTTTTACTATTGACACACCCCAATTTAGAAATTTGAGactcaaagaaaaacaaagagttCCTGAATTGCGTTGGCATTAATGCACATTCTAATCCTATTTACGGTGTGCACTACCTAATATCTGATTGTCACCCCTAATTCTTTGATAAGTTCGCAACTAACTACGTGAGGTTCCTGGACTGGGGAGGGTCTGTTTCCAGTGTTTGCTTTCCTGAGTCTCATTGTTTTGAGGAGAAACCTTTCTTGTGTTCCTGAGAAGTttagtttgttcttttttgaaTTCCGATCTGACTTTTGCTTTGCATTTGAGACCTGAGTTTTTGGAATTATATTTAgcagttttctgtttttgtagtTCTTTTGGACTTTCGAATAAAAAACAATGGATTTTCTAccctttccacacacacacacacacacacacacacacacacacacacacacacacacacacctgtggcAAACTTTTAGCGCTCATGTCTCTCATGTAGTAAACCCTAGTTCAAGCCCCAACCCTGACAATGTCCCTGGTGATGTTGGTGTTTAATTCTTACTATAAGCACAAAAATACAGCACAAAAGTTAAGCGCATGTAAATGAGAATTAATTACAACCTTTTTACGTGTGAAGTTTTTCTTTAACAATGATATACTCTGCATATTCTCTTTTCTTTAGTTGTTTACAGTTGCCCTGTCCGTAAGCTATACTTAgtctatatagacaaaagtatggGGACACCTGACACCTGTTACCACAgagttggaggcaaacaattttATAGTCTTTGGATGGGCATTAAATGTGGCCTTctcttaaactaggagacctaaacctgttccagcatgactatgccCCTGTGCCCACACAGCCAGCTTAATAAAGATGTGGTTTACATGAactggaaagctgactgcaccccaggcctcctcacttcacatTAGTACCTAACTtttgagcacaaatttccacaagcaaaatgtagtggaacgtctcaggagagtggaggttattataacagcaaatggaaattaaatgtggaacaggaagCTCAAAAAGCAAGCACaaacgaatcttatggtcaggtgtccacatgaTGCAATTTTAACCATCGTTCTTCTCTTTACTGACTCTGCTAATGTGCATATTTTTAGATTTGCACCGCTGTAAAGTAACTTGAAACttttggttggttggtgtgtgtgtgtgcgtgtacgtGCGAAACACCGGGTGATGTTGATGCTTAATAAAGAACATGTGAAGCTGCCAGCCAATCACAGCTGTCAGCCCTGCTAAAGCGTCTCGCCTCGAC
It encodes:
- the si:ch211-161c3.5 gene encoding uncharacterized protein C3orf18 isoform X2, whose translation is MSLTTVIPNFFSQSLEYTPVSVPTFVPTLSSLVAISSVESRTEQNNATYIASFPTVTVPANETGLNSTQLPMSSVDGAGMSMVLMPFGIISIVGLAVVVILYIRKKKRLEKLRHQLMPMYNFDPAEEQDDLEQELLDHGRDGSPAGPNSKPGKDCLKGDEEETL
- the si:ch211-161c3.5 gene encoding uncharacterized protein C3orf18 homolog isoform X3, with the protein product MSLTTVIPNFFSQSLEYTPVSVPTFVPTLSSLVAISSVESRTEQNNATYIASFPTVTVPANETGLNSTQLPMSSVDGAGMSMVLMPFGIISIVGLAVVVILYIRKKKRLEKLRHQLMPMYNFDPAEEQDDLEQELLDHGRDGSPAGPNSKQARERLPER
- the si:ch211-161c3.5 gene encoding uncharacterized protein C3orf18 isoform X4, producing MISLVAISSVESRTEQNNATYIASFPTVTVPANETGLNSTQLPMSSVDGAGMSMVLMPFGIISIVGLAVVVILYIRKKKRLEKLRHQLMPMYNFDPAEEQDDLEQELLDHGRDGSPAGPNSKTLAVGQGGAQVVSRLVFTDVADAINV
- the si:ch211-161c3.5 gene encoding uncharacterized protein C3orf18 isoform X1, encoding MSLTTVIPNFFSQSLEYTPVSVPTFVPTLSSLVAISSVESRTEQNNATYIASFPTVTVPANETGLNSTQLPMSSVDGAGMSMVLMPFGIISIVGLAVVVILYIRKKKRLEKLRHQLMPMYNFDPAEEQDDLEQELLDHGRDGSPAGPNSKTLAVGQGGAQVVSRLVFTDVADAINV